A genomic region of Stegostoma tigrinum isolate sSteTig4 chromosome 13, sSteTig4.hap1, whole genome shotgun sequence contains the following coding sequences:
- the LOC125458508 gene encoding heterogeneous nuclear ribonucleoprotein A3-like — MAREQLCKLFVGGLSFETVEGNLRNHFEKWGKLTDCVVVQDTITRRPRGFGFVTYSSPSEADAAMAARPHVLDGRTVDLKRAVPREDSNKPGFNMKVKKIFVGGIKENLGENDLQSYFSDYGMIEKVDVICDRETGKKRGFAFVYFDDHDSVDKAVIQKYHMINGYRCEVKKGLSKEEMQSATRPRGRAGNFSQRNGRSNGNFGNAAGYGGGGGGYYNDRGNRGDVYGGYGDGGYPRRDRSFSGGSYGDRIRDYGFGSYGGGERGYNNENFDDMYDNFGSYSPEQSNYGPMRGGGGMEKYAGPYRGDYGVSNRSRNRDYGGYAF; from the coding sequence ATGGCGAGGGAACAGCTCTGTAAGCTATTTGTTGGCGGGCTCAGCTTTGAAACGGTAGAAGGGAACCTGCGGAACCATTTTGAGAAGTGGGGCAAGCTAACTGACTGTGTTGTCGTACAAGATACGATCACCCGGCGCCCCCGAGGCTTCGGCTTTGTCACATATTCTTCGCCGAGCGAGGCGGATGCTGCAATGGCTGCTAGGCCTCATGTCTTAGATGGCCGCACGGTGGATCTGAAACGAGCTGTGCCAAGGGAAGACTCCAACAAACCTGGCTTCAACATGAAGGTAAAGAAGATCTTTGTTGGCGGTATAAAAGAGAACCTTGGCGAGAATGATTTACAAAGCTACTTCTCAGACTATGGTATGATTGAGAAAGTAGATGTGATCTGTGACCGAGAGACTGGCAAGAAAAGAGGCTTTGCCTTTGTGTACTTCGATGACCATGATTCTGTTGATAAAGCGGTTATACAGAAGTACCACATGATTAATGGCTACCGGTGTGAAGTCAAGAAAGGTTTGTCGAAGGAGGAGATGCAGAGCGCAACTAGACCTCGAGGCCGAGCTGGCAACTTTAGCCAGAGAAACGGTCGGAGTAATGGCAATTTTGGAAACGCGGCCGGGTATGGCGGCGGCGGAGGCGGCTACTACAATGATAGAGGAAATCGAGGCGACGTCTATGGTGGTTATGGTGATGGGGGGTATCCTCGGCGTGACCGTTCTTTCTCAGGCGGCAGCTATGGTGATCGAATTCGGGATTATGGCTTTGGGAGCTATGGTGGAGGAGAAAGAGGATACAATAATGAAAATTTCGATGACATGTATGACAACTTTGGGAGTTATTCCCCTGAGCAGTCCAACTATGGTCCTATGAGAGGAGGGGGTGGTATGGAAAAATATGCTGGACCCTACAGGGGAGATTACGGTGTTAGCAATAGAAGCAGGAACAGAGATTATGGAGGATATGCCTTTTAA
- the LOC132210469 gene encoding heterogeneous nuclear ribonucleoprotein A3-like, with protein sequence MAREQLCKLFVGGLSFETVEGNLRNHFEKWGKLTDCVVVQDTITRRPRGFGFVTYSSPSEADAAMAARPHVLDGRTVDLKRAVPREDSNKPGFNMKVKKIFVGGIKENLGENDLQSYFSDYGMIEKVDVICDRETGKKRGFAFVYFDDHDSVDKAVIQKYHMINGYRCEVKKGLSKEEMQSATRPRGRAGNFSQRNGRSNGNFGNAAGYGGGGGGYYNDRGNRGDVYGGYGDGGYPRRDRSFSGGSYGDQIGNYRGGGGFDRGNFQDAYDNFGSYSPEQSNYGPMRGGGGMEKYAGPYRGDYGVSNRSRNRDYGGYAF encoded by the coding sequence ATGGCGAGGGAACAGCTCTGTAAGCTATTTGTTGGCGGGCTCAGCTTTGAAACGGTAGAAGGGAACCTGCGGAACCATTTTGAGAAGTGGGGCAAGCTAACTGACTGTGTTGTCGTACAAGATACGATCACCCGGCGCCCCCGAGGCTTCGGCTTTGTCACATATTCTTCGCCGAGCGAGGCGGATGCTGCAATGGCTGCTAGGCCTCATGTCTTAGATGGCCGCACGGTGGATCTGAAACGAGCTGTGCCAAGGGAAGACTCCAACAAACCTGGCTTCAACATGAAGGTAAAGAAGATCTTTGTTGGCGGTATAAAAGAGAACCTTGGCGAGAATGATTTACAAAGCTACTTCTCAGACTATGGTATGATTGAGAAAGTAGATGTGATCTGTGACCGAGAGACTGGCAAGAAAAGAGGCTTTGCCTTTGTGTACTTCGATGACCATGATTCTGTTGATAAAGCGGTTATACAGAAGTACCACATGATTAATGGCTACCGGTGTGAAGTCAAGAAAGGTTTGTCGAAGGAGGAGATGCAGAGCGCAACTAGACCTCGAGGCCGAGCTGGCAACTTTAGCCAGAGAAACGGTCGGAGTAATGGCAATTTTGGAAACGCGGCCGGGTATGGCGGCGGCGGAGGCGGCTACTACAATGATAGAGGAAATCGAGGCGACGTCTATGGTGGTTATGGTGATGGGGGGTATCCTCGGCGTGACCGTTCTTTCTCAGGCGGCAGCTATGGTGATCAGATTGGGAATTATAGAGGAGGCGGTGGCTTCGATCGTGGAAATTTCCAGGATGCTTATGACAACTTTGGGAGTTATTCCCCTGAGCAGTCCAACTATGGTCCTATGAGAGGAGGGGGTGGTATGGAAAAATATGCTGGACCCTACAGGGGAGATTACGGTGTTAGCAATAGAAGCAGGAACAGAGATTACGGAGGATATGCCTTTTAG